A single Aminobacterium mobile DSM 12262 DNA region contains:
- a CDS encoding M20 metallopeptidase family protein, translating to METTKKEALALQEQVVAWRRDLHQIPETEMDTVQTEAYICACLDEMGIPYRKGVAGHGVVAVLKGSKPGKVFALRADCDGLPIKEETGLPFASKNGCMHACGHDVHTAMALGAAKILADNKDHLEGSVKFIFQPGEEGCKVGYGGAKRMIDDGALEDPRPDVIVALHTGSLWNDDLKPGDIGYRSGSFMACMDRFEIVVKGKGSHGAYPHGSIDPISIACHIVTELQTIVSREMNPVEPAVISIGEIHAGSAFNIIPGECRISGTVRALTNDTRKVLADRIETIAQTVAQGMRGEIEFRYGWEGPSPVVNDPDVTEELRQAAVAVLGEAHVKEIKNPSMGGEDIAFFLEEVPGTFFFHPSCNEEKGQIYPHHNSRFAVDEDVLWIGSAVMSTMAINWLKKHK from the coding sequence TTGGAAACAACAAAGAAAGAAGCATTGGCGTTGCAGGAACAGGTTGTAGCTTGGAGACGAGACCTGCATCAAATCCCCGAAACAGAGATGGATACTGTTCAGACCGAAGCATATATCTGTGCTTGTCTGGATGAAATGGGCATTCCCTACAGAAAGGGAGTTGCAGGACATGGAGTTGTTGCCGTACTTAAAGGGAGCAAGCCAGGAAAAGTATTCGCCCTTCGCGCTGATTGCGACGGTCTTCCCATAAAGGAAGAAACAGGCCTTCCCTTTGCTTCTAAGAACGGGTGCATGCACGCTTGCGGTCACGACGTACATACAGCTATGGCCCTTGGAGCCGCGAAAATCCTTGCTGATAACAAAGATCATTTGGAAGGATCTGTAAAGTTTATTTTTCAGCCAGGAGAAGAAGGTTGTAAAGTAGGGTATGGTGGCGCCAAACGCATGATAGATGATGGCGCTTTAGAGGACCCACGTCCTGACGTTATAGTAGCTCTTCATACCGGTTCTCTTTGGAATGATGATCTTAAACCAGGCGATATTGGATATCGTTCAGGAAGCTTTATGGCATGCATGGATCGATTTGAGATTGTAGTGAAGGGGAAAGGAAGTCACGGTGCGTATCCTCATGGTTCTATCGACCCAATCAGCATTGCTTGTCATATCGTAACTGAACTTCAGACAATCGTAAGTCGCGAGATGAATCCTGTAGAACCAGCCGTTATCTCTATTGGGGAAATTCATGCCGGCTCCGCTTTTAATATTATTCCTGGAGAATGCCGTATTAGTGGAACTGTAAGAGCTCTTACCAACGACACCCGGAAAGTTTTAGCAGACCGGATTGAAACTATTGCCCAAACAGTCGCTCAGGGGATGCGAGGAGAGATTGAATTCCGATATGGTTGGGAAGGGCCTTCTCCTGTTGTAAACGACCCTGACGTAACAGAGGAACTTCGTCAGGCTGCCGTAGCTGTTCTTGGAGAGGCGCACGTAAAAGAGATCAAAAATCCCTCTATGGGAGGAGAAGACATTGCCTTCTTCCTTGAAGAAGTTCCTGGCACTTTCTTTTTCCACCCGAGTTGCAATGAGGAAAAAGGACAGATTTACCCTCACCATAACTCGCGCTTCGCAGTAGATGAGGACGTGCTATGGATTGGCTCTGCTGTCATGTCAACCATGGCTATAAACTGGCTTAAGAAACATAAATAA
- a CDS encoding DUF5058 family protein has protein sequence MPEAVLQIANSWLIWGIAIAIIVIVLIQSLLYIRLSFRAADQIGFPREKCVRGLRAGAISAIGPSIAIFIVMVGMMSVVGGPITWLRLSIIGAAPTELTAATIGAEALGVKFGSADYDLTALATSWWTMTINGTGWLICAALFTHKLEGMREKMGGGDPVWLAIMSGGAMLGCFGFLNSRNIVSGLRELQSGLAGGGGPLYAAIGGLLGMVLMMHLAKKLTWLREYTLGIAMLIGMAVAVILV, from the coding sequence ATGCCAGAGGCTGTTCTTCAAATAGCAAATAGTTGGCTCATTTGGGGCATTGCTATTGCTATCATAGTCATCGTTCTAATACAATCTCTTTTGTATATCCGCCTTTCTTTCAGAGCTGCAGATCAGATTGGATTTCCCCGCGAAAAATGCGTCCGCGGCCTTCGAGCTGGCGCTATTTCTGCCATTGGGCCGTCCATAGCTATTTTTATTGTTATGGTAGGTATGATGTCTGTTGTTGGCGGGCCTATTACATGGCTGCGGCTTTCCATTATCGGAGCCGCTCCCACTGAGTTAACAGCGGCTACTATTGGAGCCGAAGCGCTTGGCGTTAAGTTTGGGTCGGCAGATTACGACTTAACCGCTTTGGCCACATCGTGGTGGACCATGACCATTAATGGTACAGGTTGGCTTATCTGTGCCGCTCTCTTCACTCATAAGCTAGAGGGTATGCGAGAGAAAATGGGGGGCGGAGATCCTGTATGGCTTGCTATTATGTCTGGTGGCGCTATGTTAGGGTGTTTTGGATTTCTCAATTCTCGAAATATAGTTTCTGGACTTCGAGAACTTCAGTCTGGCCTGGCTGGTGGCGGTGGCCCCCTCTATGCTGCTATCGGAGGGTTGCTCGGCATGGTTCTTATGATGCATTTAGCAAAAAAACTTACTTGGCTCCGTGAATATACCCTTGGTATCGCCATGCTCATAGGAATGGCTGTAGCTGTTATTCTCGTCTAG
- a CDS encoding PucR family transcriptional regulator has product MTITVRQMLRIPELRRMKIVAGESGLDTNLVSTVTVLDAPDIERWVHGGEFVITSGYIFKDDPTALVQVIENLSKGGMAAIGIKLERFLKTLPTEVIEAANKLRFPIINVPIDFAFSDIINPVLSNVVNAQAQELRFSEKVSQSFYELIMNGESIDEILDNLQYFIHVDLAFVDTVFGQNYYCAQSEDFVDRIRRTSLPQLVREIPNRQAVIGDKTYGYLFFDVEDLGTLPKSWDISISHAITAILICTQKRIAKSEAEKRYRDEFVQDILLKNVRFEKEVWNRAQLFDWDLRGPQAVMVVDIDNYKHQFETARQIDEAVATLDEVKQRIYNISTSITKKDFPNVPYAEMSDSIAYIIPSSLRDYDEFKKKLLRTLTSIQEEVSKKTHFTVTIGVGNTKDSIFACHQSYEEAQKALEMIRTTCGGGHAIFWRDLGVYKLLGNLYNTKEAVAFYYDYIGKLIEHDKKKKNQLVETLETIVRCNWQLKAAAQDLSLHYNTLKYRYRKICELIDLNTNDSEDRLNVALSLKLYLMDKYLDK; this is encoded by the coding sequence ATGACCATTACTGTACGCCAAATGCTTCGAATCCCAGAGTTGAGACGAATGAAAATTGTTGCTGGAGAAAGTGGCCTTGATACGAATCTTGTATCTACGGTCACTGTTCTTGATGCTCCAGATATAGAGAGATGGGTTCATGGAGGAGAATTTGTCATTACCTCTGGATATATTTTCAAAGATGATCCTACAGCCCTGGTGCAAGTAATCGAGAATCTAAGTAAGGGAGGAATGGCTGCCATTGGCATAAAGTTGGAACGCTTTTTGAAAACTCTCCCAACTGAAGTAATAGAAGCAGCAAACAAGCTTCGTTTCCCCATTATTAATGTACCTATTGATTTTGCTTTTAGCGATATTATTAATCCGGTACTCTCTAATGTAGTAAACGCACAAGCTCAGGAGCTGCGTTTCTCCGAGAAAGTTAGTCAATCTTTCTACGAGCTTATTATGAACGGAGAAAGTATCGACGAAATACTCGACAACCTTCAGTACTTTATTCATGTAGATTTAGCTTTTGTCGATACGGTATTTGGACAAAATTATTACTGTGCCCAATCTGAGGACTTTGTCGACCGTATCCGGAGAACAAGTTTACCCCAACTTGTGCGTGAGATCCCTAATCGACAAGCAGTTATTGGAGATAAAACATACGGGTATCTTTTCTTCGATGTAGAGGACTTAGGGACCCTTCCTAAAAGTTGGGACATCTCTATTTCTCATGCTATTACAGCTATTTTAATTTGCACTCAAAAACGGATCGCTAAAAGTGAAGCTGAGAAACGATATCGTGATGAATTTGTCCAGGACATCCTTTTAAAAAATGTCCGGTTTGAGAAGGAGGTCTGGAATCGTGCTCAACTTTTCGACTGGGATTTACGCGGCCCTCAGGCTGTAATGGTAGTCGATATAGATAACTACAAGCATCAGTTTGAGACAGCTCGGCAAATTGACGAAGCAGTAGCTACTCTTGATGAGGTAAAACAGCGGATTTATAACATTTCTACCTCTATCACAAAAAAGGATTTTCCTAACGTTCCCTACGCAGAGATGAGCGATTCCATAGCTTATATCATTCCATCATCTCTACGTGACTACGATGAATTTAAAAAGAAACTATTAAGAACGCTTACGTCAATCCAAGAAGAAGTTTCGAAAAAAACACATTTTACCGTTACTATTGGTGTAGGAAATACAAAAGATAGTATATTTGCTTGCCACCAAAGTTATGAAGAGGCGCAAAAAGCTCTGGAAATGATACGAACAACCTGTGGCGGCGGACATGCTATTTTCTGGAGAGATCTTGGCGTCTATAAGCTTCTCGGCAACCTCTATAACACAAAAGAAGCCGTGGCTTTCTATTACGACTATATAGGGAAACTTATCGAACACGACAAAAAGAAAAAGAATCAACTCGTTGAAACCCTCGAGACTATTGTACGTTGCAACTGGCAGTTGAAAGCCGCAGCTCAAGACCTTTCACTCCATTACAACACATTGAAATATCGTTACAGAAAAATTTGCGAGCTCATAGACCTCAATACGAATGATAGTGAAGATCGCCTCAATGTGGCTCTTTCATTAAAATTGTATCTTATGGACAAATATCTAGATAAATAA
- a CDS encoding thermonuclease family protein yields MNVKKRTQRFFVLWLLFVVLISIFVISSQASCTSFFCPVSVRKVIDGDTISVSLPDGTEKRVRYLLIDTPELHHPHRGEEELGEEALQMNTQLLQMGQILLEFDVEKRDCYQRLLAYIWCITKEGTFLVNEELVRQGVAMPSTIPPNVKYVSRIQNAFRDACEREAGLWRLARHRRFTAKQIWEFLPFLRGHFVSFSATIQDVKETPLRYIFRDGRLSLIIYKSEKDLFPLNSIKKGTHIEGVGKVISGNSGGEIILNSPLQLFTLVY; encoded by the coding sequence ATGAATGTTAAAAAAAGAACGCAACGCTTTTTTGTGTTATGGCTTCTTTTTGTTGTTCTTATCTCCATCTTCGTTATTTCTTCACAAGCTTCCTGCACGTCTTTCTTTTGCCCTGTCTCTGTGAGGAAAGTTATTGACGGAGATACTATTTCTGTGTCTCTCCCCGACGGAACAGAAAAACGGGTGCGCTATCTTCTCATAGATACACCAGAACTCCACCACCCCCATCGTGGAGAAGAGGAACTAGGGGAGGAAGCCCTTCAGATGAATACACAACTGCTCCAAATGGGACAAATCCTCTTAGAGTTTGACGTTGAAAAACGGGATTGTTACCAACGTCTTCTTGCCTATATTTGGTGCATTACGAAAGAAGGAACATTTTTAGTCAATGAAGAGCTCGTACGCCAGGGTGTAGCAATGCCTTCTACCATTCCTCCTAATGTTAAGTATGTATCCCGAATTCAAAATGCTTTTCGAGACGCTTGCGAGAGGGAAGCGGGCCTTTGGAGACTAGCTCGTCATCGTCGTTTCACTGCGAAACAGATATGGGAGTTCCTTCCTTTCCTGAGAGGACATTTTGTCTCTTTTTCTGCAACAATTCAAGATGTAAAAGAAACGCCTTTACGTTATATTTTCCGTGATGGACGCCTCTCACTTATCATATATAAAAGCGAAAAAGATCTTTTTCCTTTAAATAGTATAAAAAAAGGGACTCACATAGAGGGGGTAGGGAAGGTGATTTCAGGAAATAGCGGAGGTGAAATTATTCTAAATAGCCCATTACAGCTGTTTACTCTTGTCTACTAA
- a CDS encoding Rossmann-like domain-containing protein: MRFFEKLISLAKEQKDAPVREIILGWHASIVSFEDGRWGLGMVPPGEKIPLSSREEHTQRLLASTAHDLVSLFASPYPQEFAAASAAAAALLPPEGPSLPLDTIAGIPAGDNVAVMGYDRTLTPFLRDWGWSMVILDDEREAPDVFPEDETPQKLPLCKWCWLSSDTLRNRWFTFIQPYISQMKGVFLRGPGLPWLPHLFKTAGVTHLILPSINKYEISSITSFIAAGGNPWLCRHITWRVHIL; encoded by the coding sequence ATGCGCTTTTTTGAAAAACTTATTTCTCTAGCCAAAGAACAGAAAGATGCTCCTGTTCGAGAAATAATTCTTGGATGGCACGCAAGTATTGTTAGTTTTGAAGATGGAAGATGGGGGCTCGGCATGGTTCCCCCTGGAGAAAAAATCCCACTATCCTCCAGAGAAGAACACACCCAAAGGCTCCTTGCCTCTACTGCTCATGATCTCGTATCTCTTTTTGCATCCCCTTACCCTCAAGAATTCGCAGCTGCCTCTGCTGCCGCTGCAGCACTCTTGCCTCCAGAAGGACCTTCTCTTCCTCTCGATACCATAGCAGGAATTCCAGCCGGCGATAACGTTGCAGTTATGGGATACGATCGAACACTTACTCCTTTCCTGCGAGATTGGGGATGGTCTATGGTGATCCTTGATGACGAAAGAGAGGCTCCTGATGTTTTCCCTGAAGATGAAACCCCTCAAAAATTACCTTTATGCAAGTGGTGTTGGCTCTCTTCAGACACTCTTCGAAACAGGTGGTTTACTTTCATTCAACCATATATCTCCCAAATGAAAGGAGTTTTTCTTCGAGGCCCAGGCCTTCCATGGCTTCCCCATCTCTTCAAAACAGCAGGGGTAACACACCTTATTCTGCCCTCTATAAATAAATACGAAATCTCTTCCATTACATCTTTTATTGCAGCAGGTGGAAATCCTTGGCTCTGTCGACATATTACGTGGCGGGTGCATATCTTATGA
- the rsmG gene encoding 16S rRNA (guanine(527)-N(7))-methyltransferase RsmG, whose product MPVQLNIEEILCMVQPFRPALDRYIAGLVSFSGRVRLTGPQDPETLWDEHVLDCLFSLPFLPDQGKVIDVGTGGGLPGIVWAICRPDIHVTLLDSVRKKCKALEELVQLLRLTNVDIVCARAEEYAREQRERYMLAGARAVTGTGVLLEYLSPFVAKGGGVLAFKGPLYKEEIAPLEGKFLRLGLSATDISPYSINKKEHYLLKWEKVLPCPKEFPRRSGMAEKKFWWR is encoded by the coding sequence TTGCCAGTCCAATTAAATATTGAAGAGATTCTTTGTATGGTTCAACCTTTCCGGCCAGCTTTGGATCGCTATATTGCGGGTCTTGTTTCTTTTTCTGGTCGGGTGCGATTGACAGGACCGCAGGATCCTGAAACCCTATGGGACGAACATGTTCTTGACTGTCTTTTTTCTCTTCCTTTTCTCCCTGATCAAGGGAAGGTTATTGATGTGGGGACTGGTGGAGGGCTCCCTGGGATAGTATGGGCTATATGTAGGCCCGATATACACGTAACTCTTCTTGATAGTGTGCGGAAGAAGTGCAAAGCCCTTGAAGAGCTTGTACAACTTTTGAGGTTAACCAATGTGGATATTGTTTGTGCCAGGGCCGAAGAGTATGCAAGAGAACAGAGGGAACGTTATATGTTAGCTGGCGCTCGGGCAGTAACAGGAACAGGGGTCCTTTTGGAATATCTATCTCCTTTTGTAGCAAAAGGAGGGGGGGTGCTTGCTTTTAAGGGGCCTCTTTACAAGGAAGAGATAGCCCCTTTAGAGGGGAAGTTTTTGCGATTAGGGCTTTCTGCAACAGACATTTCTCCGTATAGCATTAACAAAAAAGAACACTATCTTCTTAAATGGGAAAAAGTATTACCGTGCCCTAAAGAGTTTCCACGGAGATCTGGAATGGCAGAAAAAAAATTTTGGTGGAGGTGA